The window tccttTAAAATCACACTGTTTAAATCGactataatagttttattttccgGGATCTTGGTCTTGATACGAAAGACGTCTTTAATTTCATATGGTTGTATTTCTAAATTAAGTGCTTTGCCGGTGTTAATAACCGTGTTTACAAGATGCTCTTTGGTTTCGGCGTTATTTACGGGAACATTCCTTATCTCCAGACAAGCGGACCTGTAACTGTGCTCCGATTTTTCTAATGCCTCCTccaataattttatacatttttggtCATCTTTACGACCTGATTCCAGCTTGTCGTATTTGGAAGCAAGTGAGTCATATTTTTCCGCCAAAAAGCTGACCGAAGAACGAAGATCCTCGACTGCAGAGCACAATTTATTGATTGTTTCGGATTGCTGGGCTTTTAATTCTTGGAACAATTGTCTCATTTCTGACATAAAATGTGTAATACCGCCGTCAGACGCTGAGCGCCTCCTTTTTGCGTTGCGAAAAGTTAATTTAGGGGTACTACAAACAGAGGCCTCGTGCTCACAAGCATAGTCCGCACTTAAATTCTGTTCGACGCTCAAGTTTGCTTCCGAAGATGGCGCATGAGGCGGCGGTGTTCGATTTAGCGGCATAGTGAATACGTAAACGCAGTGCGTAGTACCAGGCGCTCATAAATGTGTAAGTGTAAGCGCGATCAATTGGCGGGCCGGCAATGTTGAGAGCTCAGCGAAGTGGTCGAGAGATCGATAGTTTCATACAATCCAGCTTGCCGTCCAGTTTAAGTTGAGCTCACTCATAGATGCAGTAATTACAGTCTTATGTGGTAGTACATACGGTTACGGTTGTCTTGTTTGTGGGTGATTATAGTGTACcactaagcccaccggcaactacgactaacgaaacactgatctagctatctggctttcatcagtgcatcaacagcagcataactagtattaaaatagtaatgagtttttattaatgcatatattcacattaaatcttgaatctaaagtctaaaggaatcaaaactagatttaggttaggttaggttagaacatgtatatgaggggcacttgggttcagttcagtcaaaaattatatattatttacaattatttatatttgaatgagaatgaaaaatagcaattattttgaatagttttcagaatgagacagacgggtgtggtagggtaaaatctccaatttaaagttcccttattgcgtgtatgtaatatgtgtttgcatagtactttactataatggtaagcggttcgtgtaacgaccttgcgcgtctatatttacaagtgtgtgggcaggtcgtgtattgattgttcgatacttttgaaatatttataattctcaaactcagctctatgtca of the Pararge aegeria chromosome 10, ilParAegt1.1, whole genome shotgun sequence genome contains:
- the LOC120627002 gene encoding uncharacterized protein LOC120627002; amino-acid sequence: MPLNRTPPPHAPSSEANLSVEQNLSADYACEHEASVCSTPKLTFRNAKRRRSASDGGITHFMSEMRQLFQELKAQQSETINKLCSAVEDLRSSVSFLAEKYDSLASKYDKLESGRKDDQKCIKLLEEALEKSEHSYRSACLEIRNVPVNNAETKEHLVNTVINTGKALNLEIQPYEIKDVFRIKTKIPENKTIIVDLNSVILKEKIMFAVRKFNKGQNRLSTEHLKITGPAKPVFISENLTSKMKRVFFLARDYAKTNDFRFCWVSHGKIYLRKREGGALFRISSESDLTKLQKQK